From a single Miscanthus floridulus cultivar M001 chromosome 8, ASM1932011v1, whole genome shotgun sequence genomic region:
- the LOC136476015 gene encoding nuclear ribonuclease Z-like, with product MAKGGQSAASSAAEAELAAATSTSASTPAPGRPRATQQRLEIEGYRVEGISIAGHETCVIFPSLNLVFDIGRCPPFAVSQDFLFVSHAHMDHIGGLPMYVATRGRKRMRPPTVFVPACLADLVRRLFDVHRAMDQSDLDHKLVPLEVGEEYQLTKDLRVRAFRTYHVVPSQGYVIYKVKQKLKDQYAGFPGKELSNLRKSGVEITNVESTPEIAFSGDTMSDFILDPDNADVLKAKILVVESTFIDDSKSIEDAREKGHIHLSEIASLSDKLKNKAILLNHFSNRYTAEDIDAAINRLPPSFRSRVYALKEGF from the exons atgGCGAAGGGCGGTCAGTCTGCGGCCTCTTCAGCGGCTGAGGCCGAGTTAGCGGCGGCGACTTCAACCTCCGCTTCCACACCCGCCCCCGGGCGGCCGAGGGCGACGCAGCAGCGGCTGGAGATCGAGGGCTACCGCGTGGAGGGCATCTCCATCGCGGGGCACGAGACCTGCGTCATATTCCCCTCCCTCAACCTCGTCTTCGACATCGGCCGGTGCCCGCCGTTCGCCGTCTCGCAGGACTTCCTCTTCGTATCCCACGCGCACATGGACCACATCGGGGGCCTCCCGATGTACGTCGCCACGCGGGGCCGCAAGCGGATGCGCCCGCCCACCGTCTTCGTCCCCGCCTGCCTCGCGGACCTCGTGCGGAGGCTCTTCGACGTGCACCGCGCCATGGACCAGTCCGACCTCGACCACAAGCTCGTGCCGCTCGAGGTCGGGGAGGAGTACCAGCTCACCAAGGACCTCAGGGTGAGGGCGTTCAGAACCTACCACGTCGTACCCAGCCAG GGGTATGTGATATACAAGGTGAAGCAGAAGCTCAAGGACCAGTATGCTGGCTTCCCTGGGAAAGAGCTCAGTAATCTCAGAAAGTCTGGAGTAGAG ATTACGAATGTAGAGTCAACACCTGAGATTGCTTTCTCTGGAGATACAATGTCAGATTTCATCCTTGATCCTGATAATGCAGATGTGTTGAAGGCAAAGATTCTTGTGGTCGAG AGTACTTTTATTGATGACTCCAAATCAATTGAGGATGCAAGAGAAAAAGGGCACATTCACTTGTCTGAG ATTGCGAGTCTGTCTGACAAGCTTAAAAACAAAGCTATTCTACTGAATCACTTTTCAAATCGATATACTGCTGAG GACATTGATGCAGCAATAAATAGATTGCCACCATCTTTCCGAAGCAGAGTCTATGCATTGAAGGAAGGCTTCTAG
- the LOC136476014 gene encoding pectate lyase-like: METKLRWSRPGSLLLVAAAFLASAAMSSANIGDFDEHWQKRKELAEASVRETYRPDPYNVTNSFNVAVHRASSPRRAMREMPRKHKRSTGPCRATNPIDKCWRCRNDWATDRFRLARCARGFGHATTGGLGGPIYIVTDPSDGDVVNPRPGTLRWGVIQPGPLWIIFARSMIIQLSQELLVSSDKTIDGRGAQVHIANGAGITVQLSRNVIIHNLHVHDVVHSMGGLMRDSPTHVGSRTKADGDGISLFQATNVWIDHISMSNCEDGLIDVVQSSTGITISNCHFTNHNDVMLFGASDSYPQDQMMQITVAFNHFGRGLVQRMPRCRWGFFHVVNNDYTHWLMYAIGGGKAPTIISQGNRYIAPPNIAAKVITKHYAEEGEWKNWVWHTEDDLFMNGAIFEPSGGAVPRKINGNEWVKPKPGTYVTRLTRFSGTLSCCTGKPC, from the exons ATGGAGACGAAGCTCCGGTGGAGCCGGCCCGGCTCCCTTCTCCTCGTCGCCGCGGCGTTCCTGGCGTCCGCCGCCATGTCGAGCGCCAACATCGGCGACTTCGACGAGCACTGGCAGAAGCGCAAGGAGCTGGCCGAGGCGTCAGTGAGGGAGACGTACAGGCCCGACCCGTACAACGTCACCAACAGCTTCAACGTCGCCGTGCACAG AGCTAGCAGCCCGCGGCGTGCGATGCGGGAGATGCCTCGGAAGCACAAGAGGTCGACGGGCCCGTGCCGGGCGACGAACCCGATCGACAAGTGCTGGCGCTGCCGCAACGACTGGGCGACGGACCGGTTCCGTCTGGCCCGGTGTGCCAGGGGGTTCGGGCACGCGACCACCGGCGGCCTCGGCGGCCCGATCTACATCGTGACGGACCCCAGCGACGGCGACGTGGTGAACCCGCGGCCCGGCACGCTCCGGTGGGGCGTGATCCAGCCCGGCCCGCTGTGGATCATCTTCGCCCGGTCCATGATCATCCAGCTGTCGCAGGAGCTGCTGGTGAGCAGCGACAAGACCATCGACGGGCGCGGCGCGCAGGTGCACATCGCCAACGGCGCCGGGATCACGGTTCAGCTGTCCCGGAACGTGATCATCCACAACCTGCACGTGCACGACGTGGTGCACTCCATGGGCGGGCTGATGCGGGACTCCCCGACGCACGTCGGGTCCCGCACCAAGGCCGACGGCGACGGCATCTCGCTGTTCCAGGCCACCAACGTGTGGATCGACCACATCTCCATGTCCAACTGCGAGGACGGGCTCATCGACGTGGTGCAGAGCTCCACGGGGATCACCATCTCCAACTGCCACTTCACCAACCACAACGACGTGATGCTGTTCGGCGCCAGCGACTCGTACCCGCAGGACCAGATGATGCAGATCACCGTCGCCTTCAACCACTTCGGCAGGGGGCTCGTGCAGCGGATGCCCAGGTGCCGGTGGGGATTCTTCCACGTCGTCAACAACGACTACACGCACTGGCTCATGTACGCCATCGGCGGCGGCAAGGCGCCCACCATCATCAGCCAGGGCAACCGATACATTGCACCACCCAACATCGCCGCCAAAGTG ATCACCAAGCACTACGCGGAAGAGGGCGAGTGGAAGAACTGGGTGTGGCACACGGAGGACGACCTGTTCATGAACGGCGCCATCTTCGAGCCGTCCGGCGGCGCGGTCCCCAGGAAGATCAACGGGAACGAGTGGGTCAAGCCCAAGCCAGGCACCTACGTCACAAGGCTCACCCGCTTCTCCGGCACATTGTCCTGCTGCACGGGCAAGCCGTGCTGA